One segment of Phragmites australis chromosome 13, lpPhrAust1.1, whole genome shotgun sequence DNA contains the following:
- the LOC133888149 gene encoding protein transport protein SEC24 A-like, producing the protein MQPQMGNERPGAPVRPVSAFVPGAAVPPPPGASSPFAAGSPFVHPGAAPLPRQGVPPPQAAGPPPFGVGPPAAIGGYRGLSPPQGPFGTALPSQGPFAAVSSPQGPFTSAPPSQAPFASAPPPQGPFASARSPQGTFTSAPLPQGPFAASPAPFRSPQSALSQPQSPTGGAMPPPPTYVRPPPVQSQAPPMQGYYPGAPPANPPFLMSRPAFQQPVQTMPPPPIGPAGAFGNQAAYPSAGPPVGGTLQSLVEDFQSLSLSSAPGSLDPGVDVKGLPRPLDGDEEPVKFLEAYPLNCHPRYFRLTTHAIPASQSLVSRWHLPLGAVVHPLAESPDGEEVPVINFGSAGVIRCRRCRTYINPYVTFADAGRKWRCNLCTLLNDVPGDYFCALDASGRRYDMDQRPELSKGTIEFVASTEYMVRPPMPPSYFFLIDVSVSAVRSGLLEVVAKTIKSCLDDLPGFPRSQIGFLTFDSTLHFHNFKSSLSQPQMMVVADLDDVFLPLPDDLLVNLVDSRHVVESFLDSLPNMFHDNVNVESALGPALKAAFMVMSQIGGKLLVFQSTLPSLGIGRLRLRGDDVRAYGTDKEHTLRVPEDPFYKQMAAEFTKNQIAVDMFFFSEKYSDVASLGTLAKYTGGQVYHYPSFQAATHGDKLKLELNRDLTRETAWESVMRIRCGKGVRFTTYHGHFMLRSTDLLALPAVDSDKAFAMQLSLEETLMITQTVYFQVALLYTSSSGERRIRVHTAAAPVVTDLSEMYRQADTGAIVSLLGRIAVENSLADKLDSVRQQLQLKLVRSLKEYRNLYVVQHRIGGRLIYPESLRFLPLYILAICKSLALRGGYADVSLDARCAAGFSMMILPVKRLLNFIYPSLYRVDEVLTMEPHRIDGSLKRLPLTMQCLDTGGIYLLDDGFTFLVWLGRMLPPELVNNILGVSLANFPDLSKIQLRECDNEYSRNFMKILKTLREKDPSYYQLCLVVRQGEQPREGFLLLSNLVEDQMAGTSSYVDWILQIHRQTQS; encoded by the exons ATGCAGCCGCAGATGGGGAACGAGAGGCCCGGCGCCCCCGTCCGGCCCGTCTCCGCCTTCGTGCCTGGCGCCGCCGTCCCTCCACCGCCGGGGGCGTCCTCGCCGTTCGCCGCCGGTAGCCCATTCGTGCACCCCGGCGCCGCCCCGCTGCCGCGGCAGGGCGTGCCGCCACCGCAGGCGGCTGGGCCGCCGCCGTTCGGGGTTGGGCCACCCGCGGCAATTGGTGGGTACAGGGGTTTATCGCCACCTCAGGGCCCCTTTGGCACGGCGCTGCCGTCCCAGGGTCCCTTTGCTGCCGTGTCATCGCCTCAGGGACCCTTCACCTCCGCGCCTCCGTCTCAGGCCCCCTTTGCCTCCGCTCCACCGCCTCAGGGCCCCTTTGCGTCCGCTCGGTCGCCTCAGGGCACCTTTACGTCCGCTCCGTTGCCTCAGGGCCCCTTTGCTGCCTCACCAGCACCTTTTCGCTCCCCGCAATCGGCTCTTTCGCAGCCACAATCTCCCACGGGAGGCGCTATGCCTCCACCGCCAACATATGTGAGGCCACCACCAGTACAGTCGCAGGCACCGCCCATGCAAGGGTATTACCCTGGTGCGCCTCCTGCAAACCCTCCATTCCTGATGTCGAGGCCAGCATTTCAACAGCCAGTGCAGACCATGCCACCACCTCCAATTGGCCCCGCTGGCGCTTTTGGTAATCAGGCAGCGTATCCGAGCGCTGGGCCTCCGGTTGGGGGCACGCTTCAGAGCTTAGTGGAGGACTTTCAGTCGTTGTCGCTGAGTTCCGCACCTGGGTCACTTGACCCTGGTGTTGATGTGAAAGGGCTGCCAAGACCTTTGGATGGTGACGAGGAGCCAGTTAAGTTTTTGGAGGCATACCCATTGAACTGCCATCCGAGGTATTTCCGGCTGACGACCCATGCGATTCCGGCGTCTCAGTCATTGGTCTCCAGGTGGCATTTGCCCCTCGGGGCAGTGGTACATCCTCTTGCAGAATCACCTGATGGG GAGGAAGTGCCAGTTATCAACTTTGGGTCTGCAGGTGTCATCCGTTGTCGAAGATGCAGGACATATATAAATCCTTATGTAACATTTGCAGATGCTGGAAGGAAATGGCGATGCAATCTTTGCACGTTGCTCAATGACG TTCCTGGAGACTACTTCTGTGCCCTTGATGCTAGTGGCAGAAGGTATGATATGGATCAAAGACCTGAACTCTCGAAGGGAACAATAGAGTTTGTCGCTTCTACAGAATATATGGTGCGACCACCAATGCCACCTTCCTATTTCTTTCTTATTGATGTGTCAGTATCTGCAGTTCGAAGTGGGTTGCTTGAG GTTGTTGCAAAGACCATCAAATCATGCCTTGATGATCTTCCAGGCTTTCCACGATCACAGATTGGATTCTTAACCTTTGACAGCACATTGCATTTTCATAACTTCAAG TCTTCATTGTCACAGCCTCAAATGATGGTCGTTGCTGATTTGGATGATGTTTTCCTGCCATTGCCTGATGATCTATTGGTTAATTTGGTTGACTCCAGACATGTTGTCGAGTCATTTCTCGATAGCTTGCCAAATATGTTTCATGACAATGTAAATGTCGAGTCTGCTCTTGGTCCAGCACTTAAAGCAGCTTTcatggttatg AGTCAAATTGGTGGGAAGTTGCTCGTCTTCCAGAGTACATTGCCATCTCTCGGTATTGGTCGCCTGAGACTTCGAGGAGATGATGTTCGTGCATATGGAACAGATAAGGAGCATACTCTAAGGGTACCAGAAGATCCCTTCTACAAACAGATGGCTGCTGAATTCACAAAAAATCAGATTGCAGTGGACATGTTTTTTTTCAGTGAGAAGTACTCTGATGTAGCTTCCTTAG GTACTTTGGCAAAATATACTGGTGGTCAGGTGTACCATTATCCATCATTCCAGGCAGCTACCCACGGGGACAAACTTAAACTTGAGCTTAATAGAGACCTTACACGAGAGACTGCTTGGGAATCTGTTATGCGTATCAGATGCGGAAAAG GGGTACGGTTCACAACCTATCATGGTCATTTCATGCTAAGGTCCACAGACTTGTTAGCCCTTCCAGCTGTTGACTCTGATAAAGCTTTTGCAATGCAACTGTCGCTAGAGGAGACCTTAATGATCACCCAGACTGTATACTTCCAAGTGGCATTGCT ATATACATCCTCTTCCGGTGAAAGGCGTATCAGGGTGCACACAGCAGCTGCACCTGTGGTTACAGATCTTAGTGAAATGTATCGTCAAGCAGACACTGGTGCCATTGTGTCATTGTTGGGTAGAATTG CTGTTGAAAATTCACTGGCTGATAAGCTGGACAGTGTCCGACAGCAATTACAGTTAAAGCTTGTGAGAAGTTTGAAGGAATATCGGAACCTATATGTTGTACAACACCGGATCGGAGGGAGACTGATTTATCCAGAATCTTTAAGGTTCTTGCCATTATACATCCTTGCCATATGCAAATCTCTTGCTCTCCGTGGAGGTTACGCAGATGTCTCTCTTGATGCGCGTTGTGCTGCTGGTTTCAGCATGATGATACTGCCTGTAAAAAGGTTGCTCAATTTTATCTATCCTTCACTGTACAGGGTTGATGAAGTATTGACAATG GAACCACATAGGATTGATGGTTCATTGAAGCGGTTGCCATTAACAATGCAATGTTTAGATACTGGAGGTATATACCTCCTTGATGACGGCTTCACTTTCCTAGTATGGTTAGGTCGAATGCTCCCACCTGAACTTGTGAACAACATTCTTGGAGTCAGCTTGGCAAACTTCCCTGATCTATCAAAG ATTCAGTTGAGAGAATGTGACAACGAGTACTCAAGAAATTTCATGAAAATACTAAAAACCCTACGGGAGAAGGATCCATCCTATTACCAGCTATGCCTTGTTGTGCGACAGGGTGAACAGCCAAGAGAAGGCTTTTTGCTTTTATCTAACCTTGTTGAGGACCAGATGGCTGGAACAAGCAGTTATGTCGATTGGATACTGCAAATTCACCGCCAAACACAAAGCTAA